The genomic interval ttaatcTGAAAGTGCAGAATAGTTCAGGGACGTATTTTTTAGCCCTGAGCGTTGTCTGCAGGTTTCCTCCAGTTAGAGCACCTTGCACGCCCCAGAGACATCCACAAATCACCAGGGCTTGTAATTCCAGAACGAAACTTTGCTAAAACAGGAAAACTATTTTCAATCATCCTCCTGGACTGATCGACTAACTACGTACGTGGGCAGAAATACATTCAACAGTGCTGCAGGACGTCGTCTTCAACGAGACGCCTGCAGCAGGACAGTTTTGGCAAGAACCATTATTAGGATTTTTGTGATTGGTTAATTATAAAGGTGCCCCAATCAACCACCACATTACCCTCAGCTCCCGTCACACCTCCAGCTGCTCGTCAGACTTATCAGAGTTCAGCGTCTATGCGTGTTCACGGCAGCGTGATGAAACGAGAGCTGGTTCAGTCCCTCAAATTAGAATAAAGAAGATATCAGTGTGAACTCTGACCTTACACTGACCAAACAGCGTATGGCTTCTGTACAGATGAGATGAAAAggcaccaaacacacacagtccgcCTGCGATCAGCACCACAGCGCAGACGCCATCAGCAACAGGCCGACAGGAAACTCGGGGTCATGATTGATCCGAGAGAAATTTTCACTGAGCAGCTCAATGTTGACCAAAAAAACCTATGCCGGGTCAGACACTGTAAAAGATCCATGGAACTGATTCAGGACGTCAGCTGATTAATAATCCCTCAATTTACAAAAGGTCAAAATTATTCAAACGTCTGTGTTGaggacgacatgacagctcacAAAAGTATAAAGGTCAGCCACAGTATAGGTCACAACCCCTGCCCAGCAGTGCCCACCTCCAGTGTTCCCCCTCTGATCTCTGCGTCTGGTCTCCATCacctcctgagggaaacatccGACTCTTGAGCCGCTAAAAGCTATGTCACAGAAGACttttacagcaaacaaaacTAAGGGTCAAATAAACCTCTTTAATAACATAACTTTGTGTCATTGGAAATCATCTGATGACCAGCACTTCGGGCTACATCAACCCCAACATGttgagttttaaaacaaaaccttttgCTGCGTATGAGAAATAAAATCcatccacactaacacacctgaaaacacatatcacaTGACACTGATCATGTGCATGCGCTGTACACAgaaagcagattgtctactctgcagttggttgcttagtaacagacAAATACTACGAACGAGGTAAGTCTGATCATAACCTGGATCTGCTTACGCCTGGATCACCAGTAATGTCAAGGACATTCTGAACAGGAAAAAGAGGGCATTCAGGGATGGTGACAGAGACGAGCTGAAGCGCGTACAGGGGGAACTCAAGGTCCATGTGAGAGAGGCAAAGGAGGACTACAGAAGGAAGGTAGAACAGAagctgcagcacaacaacatgAGGGAAGATGTTTTAcagatgttttaccagtctgtggtggccaGCGTCCTCTTTTAtgctgtggtctgctggggaggaagcagcaagaagagagacgctggtcgactggacagacaggtgaggagagcTGGCTCAGTAGTGGGCACAGAActggactctctggtgacagtggcagaaaaaaggacCCTGGACTaactgctgtccatactggacaacgccaaccacccactgcacaacaccttgaccaggcagaggagtgtgtctGAACAACTCTTTCGTCCCCCTGGACCtcatactgtacaacagctcATAGTCAAGGTAGGGAGGTATttctaccttcatttgcacatccatttgcACTGTTCCCGTTTAGCACAgtcataagctagtttttatagtttaatatttaattttgtatttttattttaatgtaggATTGGtgtatgtttaatgtgtgtatgttcgtaaatgctgctggatgcctgaatttccctcgggataaataaagtatctactactactactatctactattactactactactactaagaGCGATGCTGGacagtaagagcagggatttctgtTCTTTgagcgacgacgaggtggaagtGTTACCGACAGTAAGTGCTAAGACTCAGGAATAGTGTGGATGCCCGGCaaaaccatagcaacagtgatgagttttaaaactaTAATGCGTCAGTGTGGGTGGAGACTTTGTCTGGTTGTTTAATCCACATCAGTCAAGGTAAAAGCACACGGGTCTCATGTAGTGACTGCAACAAAGGCTTTTTAGTGTTTGAACCAGACTGTAAATAATGATGGACGATAtgacggctcccaaaagtgGAGCCAAATCATctagatcgccccctggtggctggatgCAGAATAGGTCATGAACCCCACAGATGGCACATGgaacaaactaaaaaactacACGTGTTTAAATCTGAAGACATTGTAGAAATGGTGATGGaagtttttctctgttttctgacatCTTACTAAAGGAAATTTGGACgtgaaaattacatttaatctcATTTCTGATATAAACAAGCTGCAGGAGAcactttacgtgtgtgtgtctctgtggaggCTGCACAGTGAAAACATTCGACCTGTACAACATCAgtaacaacaaaaatcaatatattACCTATAATCAGCATAAGGCTTTTTCTCTGTTGATTCAGTAAGTAAAGAGTTTTAAGGCAGAGAGGGCGACAAACaggagaaagacagacggaTCGACCGACCGAAAAGCCGGTGGTCAGGGTTtctgagacactgcagctccttcctcctcctcctcctgctgttgtgCTTTTAGCAGTGGGACCGTGATGTGGAcggcagggggaggagacgCACCACCTCCATCAGCTCTGACGaggggggtgaggagagaggagaggttagTAATTAGGAGCAAAAagcaggtgggaggaggaaATCAGAGAGTTTAGTTAGTAGGGGTGCTGCCCtcttctcctgcctctcctcctgtgGGGGCTCAAGGGAAGGATCAAGTCCTGATCCACACCTATCTCTGCTCTCTTCTACATGACATAACCAAATGTTTCAGTGCTGAGGAGCTGGTCAactcctctgttctcctttcAATCACAGGAGGAGTAGAAAGTAGGCAAATCTGTGACGGAGGGCAGAGACGCAACTGGACATAAGAGAGTTTTGAAGGTAGGAAAACAAAgagtctcctcctctttttctccatagtcatcagctgttttcagtaTTGGGGTGGAGGTTGGTAGGAGGTGTGGAACAGATCAGTAGGAGGTCAAAGAGAAGGAGGTCAATTCTGCGGGTGAGAGACCTTTGCAGAGAAcaggtgagaaagagaggagaaacaggaagtgagtacAAGGAGatgccagagagagaggcagagtcACTTCACCAGCACTGACTTTGGCAGAAACGCCTCCAACTCTGCGCCTCCGTCCGTCCTCGGCAACACTGAAGACGccgaggatgacgaggaggagatcagggacgaggagctgctgccgGCCGCTTTGGGGAGGCTGTACATGTAGACGGCCCCGATGACGAGCCCCGCCCCCACGGTGAAGAGCAGGTCCACGTGGAAACTAAACAGGTAGATGGACAACACCGTGGAGACGATGATGGAGAAGGAAGTAGCAAAGCCCTTGAGGATGTTGTCGGCGTACTTCACCACCACGGCCACCAGCAGCCCGCCGAAGGCCTGGTTGAAGATGACGCACCACACCATGTTGGTGTAGCCGAACAGGAAGCCATGCTCGGCGACGGCGGCGCCATCGTTCCACCACAGTCCCAGCATTCCAAGTGCCGTGCCGAAGATCCCCAGCTGCACGTTCCTTACCCAGACGGAGGCGGAGCTCCCCTTCAGGATCTTCTCAAAGTAAACCCCAGCGAACCCCGATGACAGGCAGCTGATCACCACAGCAACCAAACCCACCATGTAGTTCTGGTTGGAGCTGTCTGACGCCTCCTTGTTTCCCTCCTGCTGCACCTGCGGAGAAAATGATCAATCTATGAGACAAATAATTATTCCTATGATCAATCAATCAGCTCAGTCACTGATCGGCTGTCAGtttattcatacaaaagtgTGCTTGTGAACACATGTTGTGTAACTTGTGGGCGTGTTGGACTCTGGGTGCGCCAGGGGGCTGCTTCACTGCTGCAGGTTTGTGAAAAGAGtaaagcagcagagggagaagcCTTAGTTCTGTAAACGCACTCATGTtgacatatttttcatttggaagaaaaactgTCCGTTTACCTTTCAAAAAGCTCACACTGGGCTCACGGTTGTCTCACCTACCCCTTCAGGTCTACACTGATCTTAAACGTGGCCTCTGGAATCCACATGACGAAAATCTACTGCAGTAACAGAACTTTATTCCCCCAGTTCTTTACTCGAGCCTGTCGTTCTGCTGATGCCTGGTATCAATCTTGTGGTCTGGCCTCTGTATTACTGCCCCCACAGTGGGTTGTGATACCTTCAACTCTGCCCTTTGGAGGCTGGGgctgattcatttttctgtcacattttctaatattcttGCTTTGAATGGATTCCAAAAAAAGTGTCCCAATCGGATTAACACATCAGGATGTAAATACAAGGAAATAAAAGCTGAAGCTGTAAACGTTCGTCttatttttaacaacaaaaacaaaggaatggATCTTGTCGTCCGAAAGTTCTGGAGGGTTTTTAGCAAATAAGCTGaccaaccccccacccaccctaAATGTTGTTTCCTTTTCCGGAAATTCCAAATTTAAAAGCCAtgaatatcttctttttttaaatcagatttacACTAAGGAAGGGTGAGCTGCAGGAGACAGGTGAGGCGACAGGAGGCAGGTGAGGGGACAGGAGAAAGAACATACCTGTACGATGGCGACTCCAgcgaaaagcagcagcagagaaacccACTGGACTCTGGACAGAGACTTTCTGAGCATCAACACGCTGAACAGAGCAGTGGTGAGGATCTTCAGCTGGTACGTCACCTGAGGGTATCCGGCTTTggttattatatttcatatcatatcatttcctatcataaattatatattggatattttttattatatattacatatttatgtttCATCTGACTCAATCCCACGTTAAGACCCAAGTGTATTCATCCGCTGCTGAAAATAGGCCCCTACAAATGCACACTTTCATTTGACAAAAGCTCCAGTGAAGATActgagcatttttttaaattaggacTTTATATGTGTGAGTTTCATCTTCATGTGGAGCCAATGAGCTCGCAGTTGACAGCcactgacaggaagtgctgAGAGACGCTGTGACACACTGCTGGTTGGAGTCCAAACAAAGACTTGTTGACTGACGGCAGATAAAGAACAAAGAAGAGCGAGGCTCGCCCTGTGGGTGTGCCCTGCGTCTGACCTGGAAGGAGGCGGCTGGCAGGTTGGAGATGGCGACATACTGCAGGTTGTTCTGCAGAGTGTAGATGAGGGACGGGACAGACATTTTCAGAGTGTCTTTGTACTGAAAAACGATGGAGTCGACCAGGAACAACACCGTCTCCTTCACATTGACtgcaaagagggagaaagagagagagttgtaATGTCGTTTTATCACTGGCCTCTGTACATACAGATGTGTCCATAGTTACTAGAATAAAAATCTGGATTCATCCTGCATGTGTGCACCTCAGGAGCTTGTGGTGACGATGTGAGAAAGTACCAATCTAGTTTTCACTATTGGTTCATCATCAAATCATTTTCTGAGAGGGGCTCAGCGAGCAcacacctctgccaaggccaacGCCCTATCTTGCCATGctcaagaaagtgaaaaaaatttcTGGATGCGCTTGTTTATCCTGATTCGCAATCGAATGCGTTGTTCCTCGGGTCATGCCCCACTCCTACGCAAGATGTCATGGAAATCAGGTGCAGGCAGAGGTCATTAGTAAATGAATGATTAGTAGATGAATGGTTTTGTCCAATACATCAAACAATTTCAAATCGTCCGAGGCGACGTATTTAATCgttttttattcatccaaaGTATATGAGGCAGagtgaaaggagaaaaatgttGGAGAAATGATTAATGGCCTTTTAAAACAGTATTTAACAGCATGAAAGGACACCTTCAAATTTCACCAAAAGACACAAGAGTCAATAAGAAAAAGCGTCAAATGGCAccaagattaaaaataaaagtctgaaaaCAAACTGATTCTAACTGCTGAAGTTTTCATCTTCAGCTCCTGTTCGTTAGTGAAATGCACGCTGGGAGTCGTAGTTCACTCCTTCAGTTTTTCTGGGTCTGATGAACTtacatttcctctgcagcaggatgATGAGCAGACATGTCAGGACCTTCAGGACTTCCGCCATGACCACGGCAGACGTTGTGAAGAAGCGGTCGCCCGGCAATGTGCGGACATATCGGATGCTGAGGATGAGCGATGCATTCTGGACCACGAGCACCGCCAGGCTGATGTACTTCAGCCTCTTGTTGactgcaggaaaacagaaacacacacattagatTAGTGACCATCTCAACATGTGACCAGAACATAGAGCGGacatttagtttagtttagttcaAGACAggaatatttcttcttcttctcagtcaTTAATCACATCTCTGAGGTTAAACATGCTCGACTCCCACTAAATGCATCAGTTGTGAATAAAGCCATCTTTCATCTACATGTAAGAAATTCAGTGAGCACATGTAACATCTGAAGACCGACAATAAGCCTCTTGGATCGTAACTCTAAACCCAACAAGAAGTCTGTCCCTTTGAATTGAGCTTTACGACAGGTGTCGTACTTTATTGAACTCGTCCTGGGGAGTTTGTGCGATTAggttacatacaaagtcaatgcaaagacacgaCTAGAGGTGAATTTCATGTCACTGGCGTGGGGCGCCACAGATAAGGCGAAGGCGCGAAATTCACGTCAGtcgcttgagttgaaatatttgaaccaTCTGCTGAATTATAGGTGTGTCTCCTTTCCCCTCACCTGTCATCTGTCCCCTCACCAATATTGCTATTGAAGCAATAGCCAATTAGCCCTGAGATCCTACCTCC from Scophthalmus maximus strain ysfricsl-2021 chromosome 3, ASM2237912v1, whole genome shotgun sequence carries:
- the slc35a2 gene encoding UDP-galactose translocator isoform X2 encodes the protein MGRGNHNQVLEEKAASRSQSEVNKRLKYISLAVLVVQNASLILSIRYVRTLPGDRFFTTSAVVMAEVLKVLTCLLIILLQRKFNVKETVLFLVDSIVFQYKDTLKMSVPSLIYTLQNNLQYVAISNLPAASFQVTYQLKILTTALFSVLMLRKSLSRVQWVSLLLLFAGVAIVQVQQEGNKEASDSSNQNYMVGLVAVVISCLSSGFAGVYFEKILKGSSASVWVRNVQLGIFGTALGMLGLWWNDGAAVAEHGFLFGYTNMVWCVIFNQAFGGLLVAVVVKYADNILKGFATSFSIIVSTVLSIYLFSFHVDLLFTVGAGLVIGAVYMYSLPKAAGSSSSSLISSSSSSASSVLPRTDGGAELEAFLPKCAGKQKGS
- the slc35a2 gene encoding UDP-galactose translocator isoform X1, with the translated sequence MGRGNHNQVLEEKAASRSQSEVNKRLKYISLAVLVVQNASLILSIRYVRTLPGDRFFTTSAVVMAEVLKVLTCLLIILLQRKFNVKETVLFLVDSIVFQYKDTLKMSVPSLIYTLQNNLQYVAISNLPAASFQVTYQLKILTTALFSVLMLRKSLSRVQWVSLLLLFAGVAIVQVQQEGNKEASDSSNQNYMVGLVAVVISCLSSGFAGVYFEKILKGSSASVWVRNVQLGIFGTALGMLGLWWNDGAAVAEHGFLFGYTNMVWCVIFNQAFGGLLVAVVVKYADNILKGFATSFSIIVSTVLSIYLFSFHVDLLFTVGAGLVIGAVYMYSLPKAAGSSSSSLISSSSSSASSVLPRTDGGAELEAFLPKADGGGASPPPAVHITVPLLKAQQQEEEEEGAAVSQKP